A genomic window from Vitis riparia cultivar Riparia Gloire de Montpellier isolate 1030 chromosome 18, EGFV_Vit.rip_1.0, whole genome shotgun sequence includes:
- the LOC117906025 gene encoding putative laccase-9 gives MALEKMDSSVQLLLLVLSSGLMLVCRIAEGDTHYYDFVLKDTNFTRLCVTKTMLTVNESFPGPVVYVHTGDTAIINVQNEGSHGVTIHWHGVKQPRNPWSDGPDHITQCQIQPGTSFTQKVIFGEDQEGTLWWHAHSDWTRATVHGAIVVLPAEGTTYPFPQPDGEEVIVLACWYDADQNAELEYDLIHYNATTPESDAYTINGFPGDLVACSSEPAYSLVVDYGKTYLLRIVNAAMNSELFFAISEHNLTVVGTDGTYTKPLVTNYLMITPGQTMDVLITANQTPSYYYMAIRQFVTIDPSVPDFTNMTATAILQYRGNYTPPASPSLPTTLPTFYQLDAGYNFTSKLRSLASPEHPANVPQNVTTRMFITASINLVSYTFEGIIVPHIASTLNNISFMDPSSSILDAYYRHISGVYTTDFPDDPPSFFDFTGVDDLPSAITKPATKVKVLNYNETLEIVFQGTNLLTSAEDHPVHLHGFTFFVVGMGFGNFDPVADPKGYNLVDPPEQNTVRVPKNGWVAIRLRVDNPGVWLWHCHLDRHFTWGMATVFIVKDGGTPETSLLPPPDYMPPCTTPSPIRLEDFNDADGVVNTISKI, from the exons ATGGCGTTGGAGAAAATGGATTCTTCCGTACAGTTGCTGCTTCTTGTGCTTTCGAGTGGATTGATGCTTGTCTGCAGGATTGCTGAAGGGGATACGCACTACTATGATTTTGTT CTCAAGGACACCAATTTCACAAGGCTGTGTGTCACAAAGACCATGCTGACTGTAAATGAGAGCTTCCCAGGGCCAGTGGTTTATGTTCACACAGGCGATACGGCTATTATCAATGTTCAGAATGAAGGGAGTCATGGGGTCACCATTCATTG GCATGGAGTGAAGCAGCCAAGGAATCCATGGTCAGATGGCCCAGATCACATCACGCAGTGCCAGATTCAACCAGGGACAAGCTTCACACAGAAGGTGATATTTGGTGAAGATCAGGAAGGAACCCTTTGGTGGCATGCCCATAGTGACTGGACACGGGCCACTGTGCACGGTGCCATCGTGGTTTTGCCAGCTGAAGGAACCACCTATCCATTTCCCCAGCCTGATGGCGAAGAAGTTATTGTATTGG CATGTTGGTATGATGCAGACCAGAACGCGGAGCTTGAGTATGACCTGATCCATTATAATGCTACTACACCCGAATCCGATGCTTACACCATCAATGGCTTTCCTGGAGATCTAGTCGCATGCTCTAGTG AGCCAGCATACAGTTTGGTTGTGGATTATGGCAAGACCTATCTTCTTCGCATAGTGAACGCAGCCATGAATTCAGAACTCTTCTTTGCTATTTCTGAGCACAACTTGACAGTCGTTGGCACAGATGGAACCTACACCAAACCATTAGTTACCAATTACTTAATGATCACCCCAGGACAAACCATGGATGTCTTGATCACAGCAAACCAAACCCCAAGTTACTATTACATGGCTATAAGACAATTTGTCACCATTGACCCAAGTGTACCTGACTTTACCAATATGACCGCCACCGCGATACTTCAGTATAGAGGCAACTACACCCCACCAGCTTCTCCTTCCCTTCCCACTACGCTTCCCACTTTTTACCAATTAGATGCTGGATATAACTTCACCAGCAAGCTCAGGAGCTTAGCAAGCCCAGAACACCCAGCAAATGTGCCCCAAAATGTAACTACCAGAATGTTCATAACAGCTTCAATTAATCTGGTCAGCTATACATTTGAGGGAATTATAGTCCCCCATATTGCTTCCACCTTGAACAACATAAGTTTCATGGATCCCAGTTCTAGTATATTGGATGCCTACTACAG GCACATAAGTGGGGTTTACACCACAGATTTTCCAGACGACCCGCCTTCCTTTTTTGACTTCACTGGTGTGGACGATTTGCCTTCTGCCATAACGAAGCCAGCAACCAAGGTGAAGGTGCTGAATTACAATGAAACATTGGAGATTGTATTCCAGGGAACAAATTTGCTAACTTCAGCTGAAGATCATCCAGTTCATCTGCATGGATTTACCTTTTTTGTGGTTGGCATGGGTTTTGGAAATTTCGACCCTGTGGCTGATCCTAAAGGCTATAACTTGGTTGATCCACCTGAACAAAACACGGTTAGAGTTCCTAAGAATGGGTGGGTTGCCATCAGACTTAGAGTCGACAATCCAG GTGTGTGGCTATGGCATTGTCATTTGGATCGGCATTTCACATGGGGTATGGCCACTGTTTTCATAGTGAAGGATGGTGGCACACCAGAAACTAGTCTCCTTCCACCTCCTGATTACATGCCTCCCTGCACAACTCCATCCCCTATTCGCCTTGAAGATTTCAATGATGCAGATGGAGTAGTCAACACTATAAGTAAGATTTGA
- the LOC117905552 gene encoding uncharacterized protein LOC117905552, whose product MRVFWAFGANVEGFKHCRPIIQIDGTFLYGKYMGKLLIATSIDGNGHVFPLVFAIVEEESQDSWSWFLIALRHHVTQREGICLISNRHAGINVAVRNPSVGWSPPHAQHRYCLRHVVSNFNDKFKNKFLKELAYRAGCQHQPRKYERYMEELKRLDEKNVAWFSKLDTQKWTQAYDLGYRYGWMTTNIAECINGVLKGARMLPITTLVQLTFYRCVSYFETRRAEIRARMAVGDVYIVYAIEKFRRAEAKASGHTVTIFHRIHETFEVITTLHGFHMDKGRNKQVVKLDEGTCSCNKWQSFGIPCSHVQAVSAHMRIDSWQLVEKYYRLDAYASCYAPEFNPIPHESYWSYPDFSILHPDPTSMRDKGCPRSSRIRNEMDLKEPSVRIRCGLCKIVGHNRRNCPTKDGGQSSNPLSHNN is encoded by the coding sequence ATGCGTGTTTTTTGGGCATTTGGGGCCAATGTTGAAGGGTTCAAGCATTGCAGAccaattatacaaattgatggTACATTCCTATATGGAAAATACATGGGGAAGCTTTTAATTGCTACTTCAATTGATGGAAATGGTCATGTATTCCCCCTTGTGTTTGCAATTGTTGAGGAAGAATCACAGGATAGTTGGTCTTGGTTTCTTATTGCATTGAGGCATCACGTCACTCAAAGAGAAGGAATATGCTTAATTTCAAATCGCCATGCAGGAATAAATGTTGCTGTTAGAAATCCATCAGTTGGATGGAGCCCCCCTCATGCGCAACATCGATACTGTCTTAGGCATGTAGTGAGCAATTTTAAtgacaaatttaagaataagttctTAAAAGAGTTGGCGTATAGAGCTGGATGTCAACATCAACCGCGGAAGTATGAAAGATACATGGAGGAGTTAAAACGATTGGATGAAAAAAATGTGGCTTGGTTTTCAAAGTTAGACACTCAAAAGTGGACTCAAGCATATGATCTAGGATATCGGTATGGGTGGATGACCACAAATATTGCCGAGTGCATTAATGGGGTGCTTAAGGGTGCGCGAATGTTACCTATCACTACACTTGTTCAATTAACTTTTTATCGATGTGTGTCATACTTTGAGACTCGTAGAGCAGAGATACGTGCTAGAATGGCAGTTGGAGATGTGTACATTGTGTATGCAATTGAAAAATTTAGAAGAGCCGAGGCCAAAGCTAGTGGACACACTGTCACCATTTTCCATCGAATTCATGAAACATTTGAAGTAATTACTACTCTCCATGGGTTTCATATGGATAAAGGACGTAACAAACAAGTGGTTAAGCTTGATGAAGGTACATGTAGTTGTAATAAGTGGCAATCATTTGGCATTCCATGCTCACATGTGCAAGCTGTTTCTGCTCATATGAGGATTGATAGTTGGCAATTAGTTGAAAAATACTATAGGTTGGATGCCTATGCCAGTTGTTACGCTCCTGAATTTAATCCCATTCCTCATGAATCTTATTGGTCGTATCCTGATTTTTCTATTCTCCACCCTGACCCAACTTCAATGAGGGATAAGGGGTGTCCTAGATCATCAAGGATAAGGAATGAAATGGATTTGAAGGAACCAAGCGTTAGGATTCGATGTGGTTTATGTAAAATAGTGGGCCATAATCGTCGCAACTGTCCCACAAAAGATGGAGGGCAATCCTCCAACCCCCTTTCTCATAACAATTAA